A DNA window from Pyrus communis chromosome 3, drPyrComm1.1, whole genome shotgun sequence contains the following coding sequences:
- the LOC137727629 gene encoding uncharacterized protein — MGDKPETQITSSGIASHLKWENPNHPLYLHHSDQPGAVLVPQPLVEDNYGTWVQSMTMALTVKNKLGLVDGTIKKPSEDKHEELQQWNRCNNLVKTWLLGSMSKEISGSVIHCKDARQMWLDLQERFSHVNIVQLFHLENEIHDCEQGTMTVSSYFTKLKSLWDERDVLCSIPACSCETKKEIACYVETQKTMKFLMGLNDSYATVRSNTLLLEPLPTVNKAYSLVLRHERQLEVSNGKGTAQPEAAVFAVKTTNREAESEDHGNRCLKCNKTNHTTKNCRAHLKCIFCGWKGHTFDFCRKRKAAAEVEQGRPSKGNQVMTNAKRDVLPNFPFSQEDCK, encoded by the coding sequence ATGGGTGACAAACCAGAAACACAAATAACTTCTTCAGGCATAGCCTCACATCTAAAGTGGGAAAACCCAAACCACCCACTCTATCTCCATCATTCGGACCAGCCTGGTGCAGTTCTCGTACCACAGCCATTGGTGGAAGATAATTATGGTACATGGGTTCAATCCATGACAATGGCCTTAACGGTCAAGAACAAACTTGGACTTGTTGATGGCACAATCAAGAAACCAAGTGAGGACAAACACGAAGAGTTGCAACAATGGAATCGATGCAACAATTTAGTCAAGACATGGTTATTGGGATCGATGTCCAAGGAAATTTCAGGAAGTGTTATCCATTGTAAGGATGCTCGTCAAATGTGGCTTGACTTGCAAGAAAGATTTTCTCATGTGAATATCGTACAACTTTTCCATTTAGAGAATGAAATCCACGATTGTGAGCAAGGAACCATGACCGTGAGTTCTTATTTCACCAAACTGAAAAGTCTTTGGGATGAACGGGATGTCCTATGCTCAATCCCAGCTTGTAGTTGTGAAACGAAGAAGGAGATTGCTTGTTACGTGGAGACTCAGAAAACCATGAAATTCCTCATGGGTTTGAATGACTCGTATGCCACTGTTCGTAGCAATACCCTTCTACTCGAGCCACTGCCCACGGTGAACAAAGCTTATTCCTTGGTTCTTCGTCATGAACGTCAACTAGAAGTCTCTAATGGGAAAGGCACTGCCCAACCAGAGGCAGCAGTGTTTGCCGTGAAAACTACAAATCGGGAAGCCGAGTCTGAGGATCATGGGAATCGATGTTTGAAGTGCAACAAAACAAACCACACCACCAAAAATTGTCGGGCGCATCTCAAGTGCATATTTTGTGGATGGAAGGGTCACACCTTTGATTTTTGTCGTAAACGAAAGGCGGCTGCTGAGGTTGAACAAGGTCGTCCTTCCAAAGGCAACCAAGTCATGACAAATGCCAAAAGAGACGTGCTGCCAAACTTCCCTTTTTCCCAAGAGGATTGTAAGTAG